GGTGCCCAGGTATGGATACCCTCACCTCATATCGCGCCTTAAAGAAGCCCTAACTACTAAACAAACCCCTTGATGTTTTCTGACAAGCCAGCTTCGCCAGGGAAAATTGCTCCTTTCCTGTCACTAGGAATTAAAAAAAGGGGGGCGTCTGGACTCTAAAGGCTCCGACATAGCTTTGGCGACCGGATTCGTCGGCGCTTAGACTAGAGCACCAGGTGATAGAGCCCAGATTGAGCACACATCAGTTTCATCTGGCTCAGCCTCTCTCGGCTCTCTTAGCATCGGTCCCCAAGTCAGTCCCAGAGAAGAGAGTCTCTTTCCTTATTAGTTCATCACCCTAAAGTACATGCGAATGAGGAAGACGTTGTCGCGTGTGTATAGGTTGCGGATGTGAGAAGCTGATTCGTTCGACATGAAGCGCATCGAGAACAGGGATTCCTTTAATACCAGGATATGATACAAAGATAGACAGGCCTGCAAAGTCGTATTGCGATCGAGTACGTGACATCCACTCTACGGCAGAGCTTACTCTCCGACCTCAGACTTCAAAAAAAGTCGCCTCATCCACTGTTCAGCAACTCCTCCATAATAAGCCCCCATGGGATTTCAGTTGCGCATGCAAGAAACTTGCCACTCATGCCCAAGGCAACACACAACGGCACATGTCGTTCCTCTGCTGCATAATGCTGATCCCTTTCGAGGTCTCTGTATGGAGGATCgaaaaacaccaaccaaaaATCAAGAACCTGGTGCATACGGAGAACTAGCTCTGCAGAGCTAAGCTAAGCTCAGCTCCATccaagagagaaaagaattCTGCATTGGATGCTCCGATTTAACCATCATCCCACGTAAGCTCGACGGACATGTCGGCTAACAATGTGTGCACCACAGCTTTATTGTTCAATACCTTAATTAGACGAGCCAGATATCAGAAAAGGCAGCAAGACACCTATCTTTGTGCTACCCAAGCCTCGTCTTGTGAAGAAAATGACCTCAATTTATTCACCGACCATTCATTTCTCTCTCGTCTATTGCGTCAGGACGCGTGCCCCGCTAGGACGCGCAGGAGCCGGTGTACAAATACAAACGGTGATGCAAGCAAAACGAATGGACGAAGGTGGCTACATCATCATACATCCAGGCCGTAATTCACGTGACATCCCAAACCGTCACCGCCACTAAAAGAGAGTTATCAGATAATGCTTCCCAACACCATGACAGATATTCtccatcatatcatgatcGAATTATGTCACCGAGTTCCATATATCCGCTCCGGGTTTCACTTGATCGTAAGGGGTTCCATAGGGGCCGTCATGGAGCAATCAAAGCATGGTCGAGTTATTACTGAACTCTGTATTCGATGGAAACTACGCACCAGGAGTCATACTATTCGGTTCAGATTCCACGATCATTAAGTTTATACATTTGTATAGTATCCCACTAACCGTACACATTCTCAAGCCGCAATCCATCGCTGAGCTAAGTCCTTTCGTTCCCATAATCCATCTGGGAATCCTTCGCCAACGCCTTTTCCATCCCATATATTCCTTCTCAAAGGTATTGACCCTGCAATACTTGTTTCCCATCCTTCCCTAGAACGCCAAGCTCATTAGTGCATCTGTATGGCCCTTTATACTCTGTGAAATGAACCCGCAAAAAATGGCAAGCAATCAAAATGCGCCGGTTGTGGTGAGCGTTTGCTTGGTATGTGCCTGTACGTTGAggatcatcttctccttgttgatgtcctcCGCTTCTTTGCTTTACTCGCTCTGGTCTTACCACCCGAGGGTTCTacctcctccttcacatcGGCCTCAACTGTGGCAGTTGCTGCAGCGTGGTCAACATCCATACCCAAGCCTTTGAACTCTTCGTCATCTAAATCTGTAAGGTCCTCGCTGAGCATGCGGATGGCATCTCTCCCGGCCCAGCGCTCCTCAAGAACAGATGTTCCATTGGGGTCATGACCCTTGAGGTACCAAAGTATCCCTCCATCTGTGAGAGGATCCGTGGGCTCCAACCCAAGACTGCCGTTGGATTGTGGCGGTGTGGGAGGCCCCGGTTGTGCCGGCTGAGGCTTCGACATATAACCATCTGTGTCGGGGGGTGTATTGGATGAGTTGACAGCGTTGTGGAGAGACTCGTGTTTTTCGACAGCACCCGCCTCTGCAAGATCAGATGTATCGACATCAATATTAGTGCTGACCTCAATATTTCCATTTTCTGAAGTAGTGTCCATCGCATCTCCACCTTCGGTGGAACTGGCCTTAACAGTAATTTGAAGCTCGGCATCAACCATAATGGTGTCGTTGACTTCATCACTGAGGTCAGTTGGTTTATCTTGGCTCGTCGCAGTCAGTGGTCGGACGTCCACGCTTCTGTCAATGATGTTCTCCAACGCCTTATTTAAGCCCTCGAAAGGCTTCTGGGAGATCTCCGACTCGATTCGCAAGGCTGTCTCGAGGTGTGGCTGAACAGCCTTCAATATGCGTTTTCCCAATTTTCGGCGCTCTCGTATATCCGAGAAAGTGGTTTTAGCAGGCGGTGCGTCGACAGCTTCAGTTTGAGTTGCAGCCGTAGATGACTCAGGCGGTGCTGTAGAAATGCCAGTACTGATTACATCGCAAAGATCTAAGGCAAAGGACATGACTGTCACATAAAAGCGGGCATTAACGCGGCTTtgaagcttgtcaagaccgTCCTTGAAGAGATCCTTATCAAGTCTGAAAAAATTAGTCCAAGTGAAGATCAGCGGAACAATACATGCACTTACGATATTGCCCTGTCAACAGCAGGGTTGAGAAGTTTCGCAACAGGGAAGTAACACTCATCCACAAATTCTTGTTCAAGTTCACCAGCGGCAACTTTGATCTGCTCCCGTTCCACAAGCTCGGctgcaagatctttgagctgctcaagctcaacaatcAAATTCTCAGCGAATTCAATGCGTCTGGCAAGCCTGATCTTTCCGCTCGGTCCCATGGCTGCGAAGTCACGCCGCGTAAGCTCCATCGAGGAAAAGGACTCCATCTGAAGTTGCAGACGCTTTAGAAGTGCTGCTCCTCGACGATTCTCGCGCTTCAGGGTCCAGTAGCGGCATGCCTGGCTTAAGAACTCCTTGCGTTTAGGAAATGCGAATCTTTGGATCGAAGCGTCCACGACTTCAAACACGGCCTGCGGTATAATAGGTGCACCTGCAGGGGTTTTCCAGACGTTCTTCGGATTCTGGCCTCTCTTTTTGTCACCAACCGCTGCAGACTTTGTCCCAGTAAGTTGTGTTTCATCCGACGGCTGTTCCGAAAGGGCATTGCGCTGCTGCTCTGCAATAGCATTCGCAACAGCGGTGTTATCAGCCCAGATACGATTCTTCATAGTTCTCTTATAGAATTTCTTGGCTGCCTTTGTGGCCTGTTGAACACTATGCTCTTGCACATAGTCAGGGGGGCAATGCTTGTCGCAAAAGGCCTTGAGCACCATGCCGCCATCCAACACAGCGAGAGCACCCTGGCTAGTCTTCATCTTTAGAAACAGGCGGGATCTCCGCGCACAGGTGACATGAAATGCTTGATAGCAATTCTTGTTTCCGCATTGTATGCATGCGCCCATTCGCTGTCGACAAATGTAACACGTCAATTTCCAACGGTTTTTCGGGACCTTTTCTACGTCCATGACTGGTTCCATGAACGTGTGGTTACCCAAGGAAACCTCAGGAATCCACATTGCGCAAAGCAGATGTGCCCACTTTGAAGAATTGGTTTGCTTGAATGCGCCGTCGGTATTGGGGCAGAAGATGCAAGTCTGCTTTGGGTCAGTACAGCAACTCGAAAAAGTGTTCTGAGCTAGACTTACGGGAACGGAAGGCCCGCAGAGCTGGCATTTGCGGCAGAGCCACTGGCCTTCTGGGATAAATGGGACACCATaacattcttgatgaactgcAAGGTTGCAGCCATCACAGAACACAATTGCGTTGGTGTTTTCGCAATCGCCGTCGTCGCAAATGGCGCATTTTGAGTCAGGCTCTTCACCCCCTTGCGGCTCACCATTTACAGCGGCGGCAGAGCTTGATCGTGGACGATGTGTTTGTGGAGGCTTCGGGTTCGGTTTTGGAATTCTCTTCTCGAGCACATGCCACTCCTTTTCGAT
This region of Fusarium verticillioides 7600 chromosome 3, whole genome shotgun sequence genomic DNA includes:
- a CDS encoding NuA3 HAT complex component NTO1 encodes the protein MAPASPTPRRPVTGRRRGRPPGSTNAARAARAALAAASATEPPPKRRRYIPGGAGGGGRFADADLLTTPNTTGPSTVSRSRAAAREAINGPSPSIMPRRERGARTRAAGNDDLEEMQWGSAAAMATAVKQAEDYKPREERSWEDFHPNLDIDATFMILPSEQVDGITREQPDLSVVQAFGTPLDETRTPSRQPNPASTGNTPNPQGRSDSNVADVLSETPLRRPRRPTRDVVSFYSSKPLDFLTTPKTPKILPIQNQTPKEKLDLKLPSYRKTNSIELYESKTFGQARFVDKSMSNVGYQESDHYLRPEQALIKSSDLTMEDDAELTDAAMAASDGPVHRTRIGRVEYDMDEQDDIWLGRYNTHRKQNDVPAITREIFEITMTKIEKEWHVLEKRIPKPNPKPPQTHRPRSSSAAAVNGEPQGGEEPDSKCAICDDGDCENTNAIVFCDGCNLAVHQECYGVPFIPEGQWLCRKCQLCGPSVPTCIFCPNTDGAFKQTNSSKWAHLLCAMWIPEVSLGNHTFMEPVMDVEKVPKNRWKLTCYICRQRMGACIQCGNKNCYQAFHVTCARRSRLFLKMKTSQGALAVLDGGMVLKAFCDKHCPPDYVQEHSVQQATKAAKKFYKRTMKNRIWADNTAVANAIAEQQRNALSEQPSDETQLTGTKSAAVGDKKRGQNPKNVWKTPAGAPIIPQAVFEVVDASIQRFAFPKRKEFLSQACRYWTLKRENRRGAALLKRLQLQMESFSSMELTRRDFAAMGPSGKIRLARRIEFAENLIVELEQLKDLAAELVEREQIKVAAGELEQEFVDECYFPVAKLLNPAVDRAISLDKDLFKDGLDKLQSRVNARFYVTVMSFALDLCDVISTGISTAPPESSTAATQTEAVDAPPAKTTFSDIRERRKLGKRILKAVQPHLETALRIESEISQKPFEGLNKALENIIDRSVDVRPLTATSQDKPTDLSDEVNDTIMVDAELQITVKASSTEGGDAMDTTSENGNIEVSTNIDVDTSDLAEAGAVEKHESLHNAVNSSNTPPDTDGYMSKPQPAQPGPPTPPQSNGSLGLEPTDPLTDGGILWYLKGHDPNGTSVLEERWAGRDAIRMLSEDLTDLDDEEFKGLGMDVDHAAATATVEADVKEEVEPSGGKTRASKAKKRRTSTRRR